The following coding sequences lie in one Rutidosis leptorrhynchoides isolate AG116_Rl617_1_P2 chromosome 4, CSIRO_AGI_Rlap_v1, whole genome shotgun sequence genomic window:
- the LOC139843982 gene encoding pyruvate kinase, cytosolic isozyme, with protein sequence MDQMKTDYSLQQIGVKRPRTKIVCTLGPASRSVPMVEKLLKAGMNVARFNFSHGSYEYHQETLDNLNTAMDNTGILCAVMLDTKGPEIRTGFLKDGKPIQLKQGEEITITTDYDIKGDNKMICMSYKKLAYDVKPGSVILCSDGTISFTVLSCDTEKGLVRCRCENTAVLGERKNVNLPGVIVDLPTLTEKDKEDILTWGVPNKIDMIALSFVRKGSDLIEVRKLLGEHAKNILLMSKVENQEGVANFDEILANSDAFMVARGDLGMEIPIEKIFLAQKVMVYKCNIQGKPVVTATQMLESMIKSPRPTRAEATDVANAVLDGTDCVMLSGETAAGAYPELAVLTMARICIEAENTINYADVFKRIAANAPIPMSPLESLASAAVRTANSSRATLILVLTRGGSTAKLVAKYRPGMPILSVVVPEIKTDSFDWSCSDETPARHSLIFRGLVPVLSAGSARASHAESTEEVLEFALQHAKVKGLCKEGDAVVALHRVGTASIIKIVNVK encoded by the exons ATGGATCAAATGAAAACAGATTACAGTTTGCAACAAATAGGTGTAAAGAGACCAAGAACAAAGATTGTTTGTACTCTTGGACCGGCTTCAAGATCGGTTCCAATGGTTGAAAAGTTGTTGAAAGCCGGAATGAACGTTGCAAGATTCAACTTTTCGCATGGATCGTATGAATATCATCAAGAAACATTGGATAACTTAAATACAGCTATGGATAATACTGGCATACTTTGTGCAGTTATGCTTGATACCAAA GGTCCAGAGATCAGAACTGGTTTTCTGAAAGATGGTAAGCCCATTCAACTGAAACAAGGTGAAGAAATCACCATCACTACAGATTATGATATCAAAGGTGACAACAAGATGATCTGTATGAGCTACAAAAAGTTAGCTTATGATGTTAAACCAGGGAGTGTAATATTATGTTCAGATGGTACTATTTCGTTTACCGTTCTTTCTTGCGACACTGAAAAGGGTTTGGTTCGTTGTCGTTGCGAGAACACTGCGGTTCTTGGTGAGCGAAAAAACGTCAATCTTCCAGGAGTCATCGTTGACTTGCCAACTTTGACCGAAAAAGACAAAGAAGATATTCTCACGTGGGGTGTTCCTAACAAGATCGATATGATCGCTCTGTCATTTGTTCGCAAAGGTTCAGATCTGATTGAGGTTCGAAAGCTGTTGGGTGAGCACGCGAAGAACATCCTTCTTATGTCGAAG GTCGAAAATCAAGAAGGCGTTGCGAATTTCGATGAAATTTTAGCCAATTCCGACGCGTTTATGGTTGCGCGTGGTGACTTAGGAATGGAAATCCCGATCGAAAAGATCTTCTTAGCCCAAAAAGTCATGGTCTACAAATGCAACATACAAGGTAAACCAGTGGTAACCGCGACCCAAATGTTAGAGTCCATGATCAAATCACCAAGACCAACTCGAGCCGAAGCCACAGACGTCGCAAACGCTGTTCTAGACGGGACCGACTGTGTCATGCTTAGTGGTGAAACCGCAGCTGGGGCCTACCCAGAACTCGCAGTCCTAACAATGGCCAGGATTTGCATTGAAGCAGAAAACACAATCAACTACGCAGACGTTTTCAAACGAATCGCTGCAAACGCACCTATTCCCATGAGCCCGCTCGAAAGTTTAGCCTCGGCTGCAGTCAGAACCGCAAACTCATCACGAGCCACACTCATTTTGGTTCTAACCAGAGGAGGAAGTACTGCAAAACTGGTGGCTAAGTATAGACCAGGCATGCCTATATTATCTGTAGTGGTTCCTGAAATCAAGACCGACTCGTTTGATTGGTCTTGCAGTGATGAAACCCCTGCTAGGCATAGTCTTATTTTCAGGGGTTTGGTCCCGGTTTTGTCAGCAGGGTCCGCTAGGGCTTCGCACGCTGAGTCAACTGAAGAAGTACTAGAGTTCGCATTGCAGCATGCGAAAGTCAAAGGACTCTGCAAGGAAGGTGATGCAGTTGTGGCGCTACATCGCGTTGGAACTGCGTCCATTATCAAGATTGTGAACGTCAAGTAA
- the LOC139843979 gene encoding E3 ubiquitin-protein ligase SIRP1-like: MEEDRELTRYWCHQCERPVIPNLGIETIKCSSCNGEFVEEMDSLTNDQHHHHPETGADPDLDLDPDRGVSLWAPILLGMMNNPRRRRRFTHIEFEEDENEDTERLDSFDPYRRYQFQNPRANGDSELDREVEDVIRQRRRRSATILQLLEGVRPGMVSESQNNRDNNNGSDNNNNNNRERVILINPFNQTIVVQGGGGGNGSQTRPIGSLGDYFTGPGLELLMQHLSENDPNRYGTAPAQKEAVDAMPTVTIDENSVQCSVCLEDFEVGTEAKQMPCKHRFHSKCIMPWLELHSSCPVCRFELPSDESKRNQEVEVSGHESDNDGNNRRFSVSLPWPFSSLFSSPESGTHVTSTSASGSNSSTRAHEPHGEEDNQ, encoded by the coding sequence ATGGAAGAAGATAGAGAGTTAACAAGATACTGGTGTCACCAATGTGAAAGGCCAGTCATTCCGAATTTAGGAATCGAAACGATCAAATGTTCGTCTTGTAATGGCGAATTTGTTGAGGAAATGGATAGTTTAACAAAtgatcagcatcatcatcatccgGAAACTGGTGCTGACCCGGATCTTGATCTTGACCCGGATCGAGGTGTATCGTTGTGGGCCCCTATATTACTTGGTATGATGAACAACCCTCGTCGTCGTAGAAGATTTACACACATTGAGTTTGAAGAAGATGAAAATGAAGATACTGAACGTCTTGATTCTTTTGACCCGTATCGAAGGTATCAGTTTCAAAACCCACGTGCTAATGGAGACTCTGAATTAGACCGTGAAGTTGAAGATGTTATTAGACAACGAAGAAGAAGGTCGGCTACGATACTGCAGCTTCTCGAAGGTGTTCGACCAGGAATGGTATCCGAATCTCAAAACAATAGAGATAATAATAACGggtctgataataataataataataatagagaacgTGTTATTTTGATTAATCCTTTTAATCAAACGATTGTTGTtcaaggtggtggtggtggaaatGGGTCGCAGACCCGCCCAATAGGGTCGTTAGGTGACTACTTTACGGGTCCTGGGTTGGAGCTCTTGATGCAGCATTTATCCGAGAACGACCCGAATAGATACGGTACTGCTCCAGCTCAAAAAGAGGCAGTGGATGCAATGCCGACTGTAACCATTGATGAAAATTCGGTTCAATGTTCGGTTTGTTTGGAAGATTTCGAGGTTGGGACCGAAGCGAAACAAATGCCGTGTAAACATAGGTTTCATAGTAAATGTATAATGCCGTGGTTAGAGCTTCATAGTTCGTGCCCTGTTTGTAGGTTCGAGTTGCCTTCTGACGAATCGAAACGTAATCAAGAAGTTGAAGTGTCGGGTCATGAATCGGATAACGATGGGAATAATAGGAGGTTTTCGGTTTCTTTACCTTGGCCGTTTAGTAGTTTGTTTTCGTCACCTGAATCCGGGACCCATGTGACGTCCACGTCAGCGTCGGGATCGAATTCGTCGACACGAGCTCATGAGCCTCATGGTGAGGAAGATAATCAGTAA